The following proteins are co-located in the Gavia stellata isolate bGavSte3 chromosome 18, bGavSte3.hap2, whole genome shotgun sequence genome:
- the ANTKMT gene encoding adenine nucleotide translocase lysine N-methyltransferase, which yields MEPEEPEEPGWERRNGGALGGRGVLELAVASGVAAWATWATLLMPGFRRVPLRLQVPYQPSGPQQVANALALLRGRSGKTVDLGSGDGRLVVEAYKQGLRPAVGYELNPWLLCLSNYRAWKAGYHGKVSFLKKDLWKVNLSDCYNVIVFLAPSVKPPLATKLLAELPDEARVVAGRFPFPSWTPTSTLGQGLEQVWAYDMKEVRRAAQSSAEGSPV from the exons ATGGAGCCGGAGGAACCGGAGGAACCGGGGTGGGAGAGGCGAAATGGGGGGGCGCTGGGCGGGCGAGGGGTGCTGGAGCTGGCGGTGGCCAGCGGGGTGGCCGCCTGGGCTACCTGGGCCACCCTGCTGATGCCCGGCTTCCGCCGGGTCCCGCTGCGGCTCCAG gtACCCTACCAGCCCTCCGGCCCCCAACAAGTGGCGAACGCCCTGGCACTGCTGCGGGGCCGCTCGGGGAAGACGGTGGATCTGGGATCAGGAGATGGACGGCTT gTGGTAGAGGCTTATAAGCAAGGTCTCAGACCAGCCGTTGGCTATGAGCTCAACCCCTGGCTGCTGTGTCTCTCCAACTACCGGGCCTGGAAGGCTGGGTACCACGGGAAggtttccttcctgaagaaagaTCTCTGGAAG GTGAATCTTTCCGATTGCTACAATGTGATCGTGTTCCTGGCCCCCAGCGTG aaacCTCCCCTAGCCACCAAGCTCCTTGCAGAACTCCCCGACGAAGCCCGGGTGGTGGCTGGAcgcttccccttcccctcctggacccccaccagcacccttgggcaggggctggagcaagTCTGGGCCTATGACATGAAGGAGGTGCGGCGAGCGGCACAAAGCAGCGCAGAGGGAAGCCCAGTCTAA